One genomic window of Polyangiaceae bacterium includes the following:
- a CDS encoding sulfatase-like hydrolase/transferase, translated as MQRRPNVLVIMTDEERYPPVYETDEIARYRREQLPGQQEIRARSVEFHRHYTASTACVPSRASLFTGHYPTLHGVRATDGAAKSARDPAMFWLDPNTVPTMGHYFRAAGYRTFYHGKWHVSHADLMTPDTQTPIASSDAAGKVVEPNHTLYKNANRLASYGFDGWIGPDPHGAAQSNCGLLRDPLFADQVVARLDELHASTDETPWLLVAPLVNPHDIVLFGILWRSWGYVFDDETVPEIPEPPTQDESLRSKPSCQADYVEKYGSVFLPQPQLPLFRRFYYYLHKLVDKEVRRIYQKLRASRFGDNTIVLYTSDHGDMLGAHGGMHQKWHNAYDEAIRVPLLISAPGLEPGRQIQQPTSHVDLLPTLLGLAGIDADAVRKALASTHTEAQPLVGRDLSRHLQNGNIPDEPIYFITEDEVSEGLDQTTVTGRSYEAVAEPAKVEAIITRLDDGSGGRLWKYARSYKNSLIGDPTTKAEERDKSEYELYDLDADPTEKNNLAHFGHKTRDSRAAEDKLESLLAEVRERKALHPQRR; from the coding sequence ATGCAACGACGTCCCAACGTACTCGTGATCATGACTGACGAAGAGCGGTATCCGCCGGTGTACGAGACCGACGAAATCGCGCGCTATCGCCGGGAGCAGCTCCCCGGTCAACAAGAAATTCGTGCCCGTAGCGTCGAATTTCATCGCCATTATACAGCATCCACCGCGTGCGTGCCGAGTCGCGCGTCGCTGTTCACCGGTCATTATCCCACGCTTCATGGTGTTCGAGCGACCGATGGTGCGGCGAAATCAGCGCGTGACCCCGCCATGTTTTGGCTCGACCCGAACACCGTTCCGACGATGGGTCATTATTTTCGTGCCGCAGGATACCGGACGTTTTACCATGGAAAGTGGCACGTTTCCCATGCAGACTTGATGACGCCCGATACGCAAACGCCGATTGCATCGAGCGACGCTGCGGGGAAAGTCGTCGAGCCCAATCATACGCTCTACAAAAATGCCAATCGCCTCGCTTCGTATGGGTTCGATGGTTGGATTGGACCCGATCCGCATGGCGCGGCCCAATCCAATTGTGGCCTCTTGCGCGATCCGCTGTTCGCCGACCAAGTCGTCGCGCGCCTCGACGAGCTGCATGCCAGCACCGATGAAACGCCGTGGCTGCTCGTCGCGCCGCTCGTGAATCCACACGACATCGTTCTTTTCGGCATTTTGTGGCGCTCGTGGGGATATGTTTTCGACGACGAAACGGTGCCCGAAATTCCCGAACCTCCGACCCAAGATGAATCGTTGCGGTCGAAGCCGAGTTGCCAAGCTGATTACGTCGAGAAATACGGCAGCGTGTTTTTACCTCAACCACAATTGCCGCTCTTCCGGCGATTCTACTATTATCTGCACAAGCTCGTCGACAAGGAAGTGCGGCGGATTTACCAGAAGCTGCGCGCATCGCGATTTGGGGACAATACCATCGTCCTTTATACGTCCGACCATGGCGATATGCTGGGCGCGCATGGAGGCATGCACCAGAAATGGCACAATGCCTACGACGAAGCGATTCGTGTTCCGCTGCTCATCAGTGCTCCGGGGCTCGAACCTGGCCGCCAAATTCAACAGCCGACATCGCATGTCGATCTCTTGCCGACGCTGCTCGGATTGGCAGGTATCGATGCGGACGCAGTGCGCAAAGCATTGGCGTCGACGCACACCGAAGCGCAGCCGCTCGTGGGGCGAGATTTGTCGCGCCATCTGCAAAATGGCAATATCCCGGACGAACCCATCTATTTCATTACGGAAGACGAAGTCTCCGAAGGGCTCGATCAAACCACGGTGACGGGACGATCGTACGAAGCCGTCGCCGAACCGGCAAAAGTCGAAGCGATCATTACGCGGCTCGATGATGGTTCGGGAGGACGGTTATGGAAATACGCGCGGTCGTACAAGAATTCGCTCATCGGTGATCCCACGACGAAGGCCGAAGAGCGGGACAAGTCCGAATACGAGCTGTACGATCTCGATGCGGATCCCACCGAAAAGAACAACTTGGCGCACTTCGGGCACAAGACCCGTGATTCACGCGCTGCCGAAGACAAACTCGAAAGTCTCCTGGCTGAAGTACGCGAGCGCAAAGCATTGCATCCGCAGCGTCGATGA